From Malaya genurostris strain Urasoe2022 chromosome 2, Malgen_1.1, whole genome shotgun sequence:
ttttttttttcgtgtaagCAGTCacccttcaaatatcaatattcaataGATGCCAGAACGATAAAAATTGGTCTTATACGGTTTAGGGTGTTATTTTTGTCACTGATATAAATTAGTATTAAAAATGCATTGCAAGAAAAGAACAAAAAATTATTCTCAACGTATCAACATGACATCTTTAGTAAAATGATGGTTTTAAATGAGCCCTACAAATGTGTCGATAGAAATGTCATGACATACTAGCTTGGAACAACGGTATTACACGGTATCTTGAGCTCATAATTGTTCAAACTCAATCGAAGCAATTGGTTTGGTAAGAAATAATTTCAACCGAGCCCCGGAGGGCTgaacgtcatataccattcgattcagctcgacgaactgaacaaatgtctgtgtgtgtatgtatgtaacaaaaatatgcactcacttttctcggagatggctgaaccgattttcacaaacttacattcaaatgaaaggtcttatagtcccatagcctgctatcaaatttcatttggatccgattttcggttcttGTTTTATAGGGTAATATGTGGAAATTAGGTATAAAATGTTCACTCAATTGTTTCGAAAttgactcaaccgattttttcacaaattaagattcaaatgaacggtcttgaaattgtttaagATTTTATAACATTTTATCCGAATTCGACCTAGTGTTTTGGAACTAGGTcgaataagtggaaaattttctatttcacaaacgatggcaaAAACGAGTGCAAATCCCGTAAAACTGACtgttaaattcttctagtttgcagaagtTATAACTTATAACTGTGGGtagaactcacatcgatttctcagcgatgtttgaatcaattttcgcaaatcattatttaaattgaaactcatattatctcaaaagctactgtgaaatttcatctggatctgactttcggttccgcaattacgctttcaaaccgccatataaactgacgatacaaaaccagtacgcatcggtacgagccggcacggaagaagaaaacacaactcaCCCTTTTACAAACAATACACACAGCGGGCTTTGTtacatttcgtacacgctataaggaAACCAACACCTAACACCTAGATGACATTCGAACAAACTTTCAAGTTTGTATTTTTAGAACTCCACAGCAATTATTTTgatggtatgagtaatatgacaaaattatcattacaccactaggtggactaaaacaggtttttatgcaTTGTTTCAATTGAAACCACCATTTTACTGAAGGTGTTTGTTGATACGTTGAAGCGCTTTAAAGTTATTTGATTTCCAACTTAAATTCAACATTTCAACAGTATGATAGCCATAATTGTCGGCCACCGCCATCTTCATCGTTCACAAAAAAAAGGAAGGAAGGAGAGATGAAATGTTGATATTTAACCTGCTTTGCGGAAGGACGACGACTCATTTCTCTTCCATAGGGGTCGCGGAGTTGAAAGTAAGGCTAGGTAAGGGGTCTAGGATTCGCTCTGAGCTAGCGAAGGGAccatataaaaataaactaaagaCTCAATTCTCGCGAACTTAATTTACGCAGCCGGATGCTGCAGACCGGAATTTTTCACTTGGCTGTGATTCCAAGCGGGTACATAACGGCGGAATTAAGCTCTTAGATAAACGTTTAACCGGTGTAAACACGCAAAACGACTTCTTGTCAACAGGGCCGTCAAGAGATTTCAATACGGACCCCGTTTCGAAAACACTAGTTCACTCTATCTTGGAGGAATGAacgagcaaaaataaaaaaaaacgtcccaAGGTAAATTCCATCATGAGCAGCAAAAAAAGTTATATCTTCGAATTTACGTGCCCCCTAAAAAAGTCCGGGCCCGGGGGGAATTCCCCCTTCACAGCGGCCCTGCCTGTCAGTCGTCCGGACCTTAATCCAATACCACGAAAATTGAAGAACGTGGAAATTCGACCCAATGAATTTCACTTTTTTCTTCGGGATCTCAATAACCGATGGGAagtatttttcacgaaaatattTTGACGGGAGCGAACATTTTCCACTCCTGACGCGTACGCCTACTGCGATCCGCCTTCTGAAAGTCAAGACATAAACAATGCTCTTGAAAAGAAACAGGATAGTTTGTTTGTGCGTGAGAACTAGTATAACaatcaaattgaaatagttttgtgcCCAAATTAGAAGGATTTTCTTGCAGAGTCAGTCTAAATTTTTAGCACGCATTGAATGCATTGCACTGAACATGTgttagcaaagcaaagtcaggGTACCACATTCCGATGCATAATTTGACCTTCTATTGACCTTCGCAGCGCAGACAGTGCTAAATCAACTGTAAAtatgagtcatttttgacacTTGAACATGTCAGTATTAGAATGCGTCAATTTACTTGAATTTTTAAAAGATCAGCTTTCGTTTCTCGTTCGATTTGATAAAGAATCAAAATCAGAGAAATTAATCATTCTTTTTGAAGTAATTGTGGATATATGCATATAAGAAATTATTTTCTGATTGAGTTCTCTACCATCTTATAATTTATTGCACGTTCTGAAGTACGATTATTCATCGTTTCATAGCACAAAATAACCTTTCATCGTGCTTAAAAGCTGTAAATGCTCCTATTCCATATGACCCTCTGACGGTTGGCACCTAATGAACAGTGCTTCCATCAAGCATTTCTTTTATGGACATACGTAGCCTTTGACAATTGCTCGACACAGTGTGCACATAGAAAGCAATTGTCCTTGTTATCAATTTTCCTTAATCGGATTGGCTTTATTTCTTACGCTCGATTCAAGCGTAAACGAAACGGCCCAGAACTCGCCGAGAATAGATCAGTGCTGCTACAGCATTACTTCCCCCTCCCCCAGGAGGGTATGAGGTACGATCGATCAACAGTGCTAGGAAGGTGATAACGATTTTTCCGTCCACCACCAACAGTAGCCGCCAGATCACCGCTGATTGATGATGATACTTCAGATTTTTTATTACCCCCTTTTAGTTACATCACGTGGAAGTTGTTGTTCTactagaaaagaaaaaaaaaacaattgcaagCCAATCGGCTAGTCAGACTCTCGGTGCATCATCGCCATCCGAGTCGCGCGGACGGAAAAATGATGGCGATTAGTACCTTAATACTTAGTGTAATAGCATATGGTAGTATAGAGCGAACGACATGCGAACGTCGCTGCTGTCGGCCCTTTAATACTAGCACACACTCCGAGCTGGGACGGCTGGGAAGCAGAAACAACAGCACCAGCACCAGCAGCAGCGGCAGCAGCAGTGGCAATAGCAGAAGCTACACAGTCAAGTTCTAATGGCCAAAGAGGCGAACCGATAGCTAAAGCGCTTGCAGCAGAAACACGTGCGATCGTTACCTTCACTTGCCATTGCGCGcttctttttttctgttattCGAACGCCGCCGCTGCTTGCTTCCCCGATGCGATTATGTATATATTGTAGTGGAACTTGTTGATTGTGACGGTGTTTGAGTGTTTCGAGCAAACTTAGTACATGTTCTATTCTCTTGGATctatctctctctttctctgtcGCTCTCGTTCGTAGTAGCTAtgtatgatgtttttttttcttcttctgttcCTGCTGTGGGGAATCTTTGCCTTTTGTCTAGAGTACTTTTACTGTTGCGAAGGGGAAATTTCCGTGCTTTAGATCGCGGTTTTAGAGGTTTCACTACGTCATGTTATGGCCAATCTACGGAAAAGATCTTGTTACGCACTGGTTAGGCGAATACTCGCAGCTAATCTGATGATTGACGGGATGCCGATTCAACGATTTAATAAGTGGTTCGGATGCGTTGATTAATTTTCAGTTGATGAGAGCTGCTAATGATTGTTCGGAATGAAGCTCGCGTAttatttctaattttattatttttttcatttaccaatttgcattcaaagtattttCATGGCGAGCCTTGGACTTGACGCCACCCATAAAATTCTATGCATACATACAATACATTTTCGCCATCTTTCTTCAAATCTTTGTCGTTTCGGCGCTTGCCTTTCAAAATCGCTCACGTTTTTCATTTGACGAAGTTCtagcaaagataaactcaagattacaatatcCCATACAGTCCATCAAAAAATGTTGGATCAGTAACCGTGATCCAGTGGAACAAACAAACATTGGAAAATGACGGCCATTGCCACAGCAACAACACAAGTTTGGAAGATTGTAAACATACCGCAcacaatattttgttacttccattCACTTTAATGACTCGTAAGATAAGAATGTAACAAATCAAATAGATTCTTAGTAATATTTATAATTGATTCTTGCTTTCCTGTTTCAACATCCACTCGATATGCAGCAAATTACCGCGTTTTCTTTCGCATTGAAACTTAAGATTAAttctacataaacaaacattgtcatagttgtaGTGTATATCAGAATGGTTATAGAAATTATAAGAATGAATGTGGAATGCTTATTATAATGCTTACGATCGAGAAAACATGACAGCTTGAGTATGTTCGACTGAGAGAATCGAAATAAGCTACACTTGGAAACAATGACAGAGATATTAGAAATATGGAAAataaaaatcgagaagtgattcAAGAACAGTTGCCGAAGAAAGATGTCTTGTGCGATGGAGACAAACTGAAAAGGACACGACAATGGTTCAGCAGCTCCCGTAATTTTGTAggtatttgaaaattatttaataaaatattgCCTGGCTTTGGAACTGCTTGATAACACAAACACAAATCATGAGAcgtaaatttaattcgtgcgaGTGGACACGgttcaaccaaatacaaatttgtatttggtgcaaCTTCTTGTTCAGAATTCGTGCGAGATAGTACGAATTGAACAGATTTATTCTTGAATTCGTGCGAAAGGACACGAATTAAATGTATTTATGTTAGAATTCGTGCGAGAGGACACGATTCGTGTGGATTCATGTCTGGTTTCGTGCGAGAGGACACGAATGGAAATGGACACGAcaatagttacgacgcatgtagcgattcgacgcttgttgttttgtttcaaatgaTAATTGCTGACTgcaactgacggtgaaccgatttcatcgaggggtcctatctGAATATAAAATATCATAGACTGtaccatcttgagtttatttttGGTTCTAGCCTCCTTTCGATACAAAAATTAGagtgttgtatgcaagacacgaccgatcacgattacattaaaaatgaaataattcttaggtacccataataaatataaaaataaatgcactaaaagtcacaaattacaaacttgctctacttttagtgtttacatttttggcgAATGGTCTAAATGAcaattatgtcgttttcgcttgaaaactCAGTTTCGAAACCGGGTTAGTTTTCTCAAGCAAACACTTTTTCTGGCAGCGTTGTAATCATCTTCTGTTTCGTTGGTATTGGTGAACTGTCAAAactgtttctgttttttttttttcgcaaaacgTTGAAAAACTATTCCAACCTCTCCATTCTTTAAAAGTTAGTTCTGTGTttctaaataaattttaaaatgaatagAAAAAGGAGCGACATGATAACAAACGTGATTACAACTTTATTTTCAAGTTTCTGAGAGTAGCTCCAGTAGCTCGGAAGAGGAGTCTTCAGACGAATTCAAGGAATTATGTCTCGTTTATGCAAAAACCGATTTAGGACGGAAGAAAATTCGGCTATCGAATTTTTACGAGCAAGTCgttgaaaaatattgtgaaGAAGCTGTAAGTACCAGCCTATTCATATGCAAAAATAGTAGAATTTGAATTGGCAGGATTtctttatttaataataaagCATTCTACTATTAGCAGACTTACTATACAAcagtttttattgaaatatatgtgAGCTCTTTCTTTTAATAGTTTTGTCAAAACTTTCGTATAAGCAAATCTACAGCCAATATGAtcgttgaaaaatatgaaaattccacttttTTCAAGACAAAATCTATGGGTGGAATAAAAGAAATTCCTGCTAAAATACAAATGCTTTCCTTTTTGTggtaagtttgaaaaaaattaatgcaTATATCAAACAATAACTAGAAATCATTcccaaaattaggttttctgcaAATATGGATTCATACGGCGAAGTTTGTAACCTGTTCGGGCAATCGGAGTCGAGTTTTCATAAACATTTAAATTTGATTCTTGATTTTTTCGTTGATGAAGCCAAAAAGCTCATACATTTTCCTGAAACACGTCAAGAGAAAGAAAAACTCGCCAGAAGCTTTCAACAGGAATTGTACCAAAAGTCGTATCATTAACAGCGTAAACACATAATTTTATGGACAATTTGAcctagaatcatcggaatgcAGTCTCCATAACTTCGTTTGATCTAAAAATAATCTTCCGTTTAATAAAACTAAACATTTCTTTCCAGATATCTGGATTTATAAACGTGTTGGGTTGTATTGATGGATGTTACATCTATATTCGACAACCAGCTAACAAGATTAGGTCTACATACGTAAACCGCCATGATTTATTATCTATAACGCTTCAAGGCATTTGCGATTCAAACAAACGCTTCATGGATGTTTGCATAGGAGCACCAAGCAAAGTTCACGATGCCAGAATATTCTCTATATCACCCATTAGTAAAGAATTACCAGTACTGTGTGAAGGCAAGTTTCATCTTCTGGGGGACGCAGCATACCCTTTACGAGAATATCTGCTCACACCCTACAAAGATTACGGAACCTCGTCTCCAAGGCGTAGGAGATACAATATCAAGCATAGCCAAGCACGAGTCAAAATAGAGAATGCATTTGGTTTGCTTAAGCAACGATTTAGACAGCTAGTCAGACTTAACTTTTTTGATACTGAACGAGCAAGCAAGTTTGTGCTGGCATGCTGTGTACTGCATAATATATGCATCGATATGGACGATTCATTACCGGAACGGATAGCCATAGATATGAATGAGAACCTCCCAGTAGTACGCCAATACGATGACGAAAACTCCCAAAGATCAACTGCGTTGAAGTTGTTGAGAGAGGCGAAGAGAAGCGAAATTGTGAACATAATAACATGAATTTATATTAATAAATCGTCATTCTAGAGCCTACTCTTTCTGTTTTATTAAGatgcattgttttttttatactcTATATAATAATCATGATTCgatttcgcttgataccaaaatttttttgataccaaacctaacccagttttcaccctaactgctgtcaaaccgtttatttgaagctagtttcgaacctagttttaacgttgttgaactgaaaatcgattgtttcgaacctggtttttatatcaggtttgctcaaactcccgttgctaagtgcgaattcAACaaagtgaaaagtgtttgtttgatgaaactaccctgggccagtttcagttttctcaagcgaaaacgacattagtctggatcccttctataagTTTCTTGGAAGCTAtattagaccaaaatattatgcctcatacgactaaatcaatttctaactattcaattaggttacacgattattgtttgatttaataatagggtctgagggattatgctgagagatagttctttgtatttagccaaatttactgaaaaataattatctataattatcatcataacacaactttatactgaatttatttgcgcgccaccgtgttgttcgtatgtaaatggagttttcagtatgcaaactacccgttgacaaattgaaacatttttaaactttttcgaatcaagttaaacgaggaaaattcatcaatgaatcacagagatacaagcgcttcaaattaggttcgaaaaatctatcgccgatacacagataacagatatacaggctcgaacaaaatttttaaaaatcctgtgtaaatttcaaatttgctatacgttggaagcaCTATTGCCAACtgctcgactgttcgccgcgatctttcaaaacgttccactacgttccggaacgataacaaaatcctcctgcctgttgtagaaatattccaactacaacaattctaacacttatcacacgatttccctaagtgttaaagacaattttatttccatgtcgatcggaataaaaacaaaaataaacttgtcattttaaccaacagcaaaacaaaaatctagcgagaagtgaatgttgcacccaaagttttgtctcaagtgaaagcggcacccaaatagtGGTGGCACCTCTGCAAGTGTTCACCaagctgattgagcaaattttacacacagttcatgtgtgagcctgtatatctgttatctgtgatcttgcttcttgccactactcgaaatcaacggtagaatggtatactaccaaaaatgtcactttcgtcccaaaagatatgaatccaccaaattgcccacaacttcgaccaattgaggaattttgggcattaacgaaggcacatcttaagaaacatgtctcgacagccgaaaactttcaacagttcgaaaaagattggaaaaaagtgtcaaaacttgtcaccaagaagtctgtacggaatttaatgaggaacgttcgcaagaaggtgcgccagctagtctataatggctaagtagcaaatgttgagaataatattctgatgttgtagtctaatattatcagtatatcgaatatctaacacttgtgaattatttacagcgaaatcgaagtgcgtccatactttctgggacagtctttatttatagattcccttttgtgctatagttcatactgcgcgaatcggacgagagtttgacatcatttactgagactgtcattggctcgtaaaaacataggtcaattcaatccaatgttttaatggtatgcaattgaaatacttttttttaataactatttattggaatatgagttaaaattaaataatt
This genomic window contains:
- the LOC131429379 gene encoding uncharacterized protein LOC131429379, whose product is MENKNREVIQEQLPKKDVLCDGDKLKRTRQWFSSSRNFNHRNAVSITSFDLKIIFRLIKLNISFQISGFINVLGCIDGCYIYIRQPANKIRSTYVNRHDLLSITLQGICDSNKRFMDVCIGAPSKVHDARIFSISPISKELPVLCEGKFHLLGDAAYPLREYLLTPYKDYGTSSPRRRRYNIKHSQARVKIENAFGLLKQRFRQLVRLNFFDTERASKFVLACCVLHNICIDMDDSLPERIAIDMNENLPVVRQYDDENSQRSTALKLLREAKRSEIVNIIT